The following are from one region of the Nicotiana tabacum cultivar K326 chromosome 3, ASM71507v2, whole genome shotgun sequence genome:
- the LOC107812241 gene encoding uncharacterized protein LOC107812241, with protein MSSLRVNSFHDFVPPSTSEQSYDDSALEGVAANFKLLLKLIQDHKDACNKGSTDGLRMLRVATMMTILDNVRTRIQKCQSSGDKRSLECKLRRCYTDIKLTSNVPKDKKQHEPMIDEKERLKSQLNASLVARKSLEVMCSSLGKEKEIMAAELSKSVHELNEMEDLINELREKNECLVERLHGCGIEQKDRNYNSNGGKQGNVAIQDRNRALSEQLLRLLDGYQSMKRNWKNAYEDNTAMRSTFEEIGAKIESGLNRIHRLRERIASENMSLVDVQEEIVELEHTFESFEMLVAKHGQTECIKSKREINGDNSSVLA; from the exons ATGAGCAGTCTTCGTGTTAATTCATTTCATGATTTTGTTCCTCCTTCAACCTCAGAACAATCGTATGATGATTCAGCTTTAGAAG GCGTTGCTGCCAATTTTAAGTTATTGCTAAAGCTAATTCAAGATCACAAAGATGCTTGTAACAAAGGTAGCACCGATGGCCTGAGAATGTTGAGGGTGGCGACGATGATGACCATTCTGGATAATGTTAGGACACGAATTCAGAAATGTCAATCCTCTGGTGACAAGAGATCGTTAGAATGTAAACTAAGGCGTTGTTACACCGATATTAAGCTTACTAGCAATGTGCCTAAGGACAAGAAGCAGCACGAGCCAATGATCGATGAAAAAGAAAGATTAAAGAGTCAGCTTAACGCGAGCTTGGTAGCACGGAAGAGCCTCGAGGTCATGTGTTCAAGTttaggaaaagagaaagaaattatGGCAGCAGAGTTATCAAAGAGTGTGCATGAATTGAATGAAATGGAGGATCTTATAAATGAATTAAGAGAGAAGAATGAGTGTTTAGTGGAAAGATTACATGGATGTGGCATAGAGCAAAAAGATAGGAACTATAATAGCAATGGAGGAAAACAAGGGAATGTTGCCATTCAAGACAGGAATAGGGCACTTTCTGAGCAACTACTCAGGTTACTTGATGGATATCAATCCATGAAGAGGAATTGGAAGAATGCGTATGAGGATAACACAGCGATGCGTTCAACCTTCGAGGAAATAGGAGCTAAAATTGAATCCGGGCTCAACAGAATCCACCGGTTAAGAGAGCGAATCGCGTCGGAGAACATGTCCTTGGTTGATGTCCAAGAGGAGATTGTAGAATTGGAGCATACGTTTGAAAGCTTTGAGATGCTTGTTGCAAAACATGGTCAAACGGAATGTATCAAATCAAAAAGAGAGATCAATGGTGACAACTCTTCGGTTCTTGCTTGA